CCTTCTCAGAGAGCTCCTGCCTGTGTCTGGCCATCATCTCTTTGATCTCCAGCTCCTTCATGATCTTCTCCTTCTCCAGGTCTGAATACTGTTCCTCCGCGATGGAGCGTGCCAGCTGCTCGGAGTCAGCTTTCGTGAGTGTGATCTCCAGCTGAGCTGCGAGAGAATCCCTGGGAGAGAGGTTCATAGAAATTAGACTCATGTGCAaactgaaaatgtaatttctatGGTTGCTCTGGAATGACCAATAATGGCCATGCATCTCACCTCTCCTCCTGCAACTCTTGTAGATTCTGCTGCATGTCTTTATATAGCTTATTTTTTTCTTCACACTCTTCTTTCAGCTCTCGCACCTGTGTCTTATACAACgtctacagagagagagagagaaagagaaagagggagagagtCTGGTTAGATATTTGTGCTTGGTCCGCTACAGGAGTTTGAGATGTTAAATAATCTTACAGAAAAATACTGCTCGGCCTCCAACTGATCCTGAAGCTCCTTCATCTGCCCATCAGAGTCCTGACGCTccctaaacacacacacgtgcattTGGTTTCTTTAAACTCAATACATTTTTTGGCTACATCACCCATCCTACATGAGAAAAGCATTTACTTAACGCATATATTTGTCACGTACTTGCGCAGTTCCATGTTCTGTTTCTCCAGGCTGCGTTTGATGTCCAGAAGGTGGTTGATCTCCTGCTTGAGTTGTTTCTCTGACGTCCGCAGAGTGCTGAGCTGCTGGTTCTGAACCTTCAGGTCATTCTGAGTCAAAGAACGTTTCTGAACCTCCTGCTCGATCTTCAGAGACAGATTCTTCACCTAAACCGCAGACAGAGATAAAATCTATGAGTCAAGAAACAAACACTACACAGTGTTATCCACACACagagcgcacacacacacacctcttcTGTGAGTCTCTCCTTGTTTCTTCTCAGTTCCTCGAGCTTCTGCAGTGACTGTTTGTAGTCACAGTCGAGCATGGAGTTTTTCTTCTCCAATTCCAAAACCCTGTTCTCCACGCGCTGTTTAGAGGAACGTTCTTCCTGCAGCTTCTGCTCCAGatctacacaaacacatacaagaTGCAATTCCATCAAGTTTTGAAAGCCAGTCATCTTTTGAAGACCAGCTGCTCTTCTTCTCTCCTGTACcttatttttaaacattcatAAAACCAAAATTGATTTTGTGGCTTTTAATCCATGTGTTACTTTTGAAACCACCTACTGTATATGCTAacacaggggttttcaaactggggtccgggtacccccagtgggcctccaggaggTCCCAAGAAAAtgtcaaagaaaaatatttgcttTGTTTCTTTTATAGTTCCTCATTACAGTTACCTTTAcctcaaatacttttttttggTCTTTAAGGCAAAATTTCCCGTAAAGCTGCTAGGAAACAAGATCTGAAGtacaaataaatttgaatttaattattttcttcaGGTTTATACATCCAGTGTAGCTCATCGTAGCGGGTTCATCATATTTGGGGGTCCTTAGTatcacaaattttaaaaaccCCTGTGCTAGCTTACTGCTAGAATCTAACTAATTTAAAGAACAcatttagatttaaatttagtattttttacCTGGTAAAAgaaattatacaaaactatCGATACATTGACAATGACCTGTAAAATGACAATGTAtcttttccaaaatatataaGCAATACCTGCCTATGAATAACACAACATGCTCTcacagaaagtcgtgttatagtcacagaaagttgtgttatagtcacgaaaaatgtgattcatttattcgtgtccatggcacgaaattcatcttttttcgtgccttgagcatgaatgtctttttcgtgacacacaaatttcatgtattgttttctctttttttccctgtttttaaatcattgtcgcttggggttggggttggGACTTTTATGTAttgcaggggtgggcattcttggtcctggagggccacagccctgcagagtttagctccaaccctaatcaaacacagctaaaaatctaattgaagtcttcaggactgtttgaAAATGACATTCGGGTGTGTTCGATTGGGGTTGGGGCTGGGCtttgcaggactgtggccctcgatgcccacccctgaTGTAtaggtttctacatgtttttttttttgcttttaaaactattctggCCTGGAGTTGAGGTTAGATTAGGTTAGGGGAACTGAATGCCTCGTAGGCTGGCTCAGGCACAGGTACACTtttggggtttgggtaaggatgtataaaagtaacagaaagtgattctaaccccaacccaaatgacaatggtaagaaaatagaaaaaaactatgagaaaacaatacataaaatgaaacgaaaagaaagttgtgcaacagacacgaaaaactatttatagaaattgaCACGATATTCGTGCTTaaggcacaaaaaagctgaacTTCGCGCCATagacacaaagaaattaatcaaatttttcgtgactataacacaactttccgtgagatcagtttGGACTAACAATAGGTATCGGTGATAACAGATATTGCAATTATGGAAATTAAACAATATTGGCCTTTAGGGCGAGCCCTTTGATATTTTTGGCTTTAACATCCTTTCAAATGGAAATATGACATAATAAGCTATATCACTGggtttaacactaaactctcgTACCTTTCACAGCCTCAGATTTGGCTCCTTCGATAGACTCGCTGATCTTGTTTTTGTCCGCGAGTCGAGCTTTTGTTGCTTTGTGTGCCGCTTCCTCCTGCTCCAAACCCTGCTGTAACACCTTCAGCTTATATGTCATGTCAATCTCTTTATTGCTCTTCTCCTATTGGACACACACATGGAAAAGAAAGGGCATtaaaatttatgtattttttatgattttcacaaaagtttaatgccttccagaaaatgttattctttttttgtgattaattttttattattttccaaTGTTGCATAACAATAACCAAACAGACACAACAAACTACACCAgggtttgttaaaaataaaagataaataaataaataattaaataaaggaaGGGGGAGACATACATTTACACATCGTCCAAaggggagggagagagagagagagagagagagagagagagagagagagagagagctttacTTATTCTGAATAAGAATGATGTGACAGCTCTATCGGGTTAGTAAAGAGGAAAGTGTATTAATAATTCCTTCCCAGGCCTTGATAGAAAatgttattctttaaatatataaacatacaatagatcaaatgaaagaaccgaCCCTCTTGctttcatacaaagaaaaaaaacattttatcctACATTCATTTTTGTATCACCcttcttaaatatgggtagatttctacaaaaataccaagttttgagcaaaaagctgagataattgcgtttttgtgaaaGACTTCTGATAGAAATCCTATTCAGAGCGAAGCTCAAAACATACGCTGTGTCTGAACCGTTTAAAAAAATGCTTCCGGGTTGTACAAGTTGGATAATAGCTGTATTACGGATTGCGGGAAAAACTCTTCATtgagggaaagagttaaggggtCCTATAAATAAAACCTCACTCCAGTGTCTCCATTTTACATAGAGAAGTACACATAAAGTACATGGTTTCCTATAATTCATTGgagtaaacaacatttgttGGGAAGTAGGGAATGCTGGGAATGCCAAACTTGACCTAGGACAAACGTCTTAAAGAGATACATTCTAGAGAGAGAAATTCTGGTTACCTTCTCCAGGTCTGCAAGTTTGTCCTGAAGTTGTCTCTTTTCTGTCTCAGCTTTGGACAGAGCCTGTCTCACTTGTTTAACCTCATCCTCCAACCCAGATATCCGTGCTACAAACACAGAGGGtacaacattttttataaaacaggCTTTTGCCCACAACCAAATCACATCCGCGTGCTGATATTCAGTATAAAAGCACTCCTGCTCACGTGACATGCTTGAATACTTGAATCCAAAAAGGCAGACCTGTATCTCTTACCTTGCAGATCAGAGATGGTCTCAGAGCCCTGGGTGTGCTCTCGTTTCTCTGCGTCCAGCGCGGCCTGAAGGGTGATATTTTCTCTCTCCAGGGTGAGCTTGCTGTTTTCCAGCATGCAGTATTTATCCTGCAGTTCTCTCACATTGCCCTCCATCTGCTGCAGCTGTTTGGAGCTCTCCGCTTGGGCTTTACGCAGACGCGCAGCCGCGTCAGACTCGGCTCGCAGTAATGCGTTTGCCTCATCCAGCTGACATAAAGAAAGACAGGTTTGTGTATAGGGAATAACTCAACACTCACTTTGTTGACGAGTCTTCATCTCTTTTTACTAAAtaaatattcacattttttGGTTAAAACTACACAGACTTTACAACTCTGACGTTCttgaaaaaatgtataaacaagACCAGATGCTCTTAAATAAACTTTCCACGATGACCTGAACGATCGCGACGTGCCGCATACAAACCTGTTTCTGCAGGTGAATGTTCTTCTCATTGGAAATGTGCGAGTTCTggttcttcttcttcatctCGTCCAGCTGATCTCTCAGACCGTTCACCTCATTCTCCAGGCAGCGTTTGCGGTCAGCTTCGCTTTCGGCTCTGCGGTGACTTTCCACGCTTTTGTGCTGCAACAgagctttctctctctccagcTGTCTCAGAGACGTCTCCAACACTTTCCTGCCATTTATCTACAAGCACATGTGcaaaaacacataataaaacCTGTTCTTTATTCTAATTGGATAAGTTATTGCTGATCTGTGATTTAACATTCGCTGCTATGTTGATTGGCAACCATAGTTAGCCAACAATAAGAGTAATGCATCACATTCACCTAACATTATATAATCGTGTATATTTCTAGAGGTGAAGCACACACCTCTTCATCGAGCTCTTTGGTGATCTTTTCCAGGCGGCTGAAGTTGCTCCTGTATTTTTGCTCCAGTTCATCTTTGGCCTGCATCTCAATATTGAGCTGCTCCTCCAGGGAGTGAAGTTTCTTCTGGAGCTGAGCGGAAAACAGGatggttaaaaaaactcttACAACGTGCGTAATATGTGatgtttttatgtaaagatcaatACTTACAGCTAAATTGTCCTGTAGAGAAAAAAAAGAGACAAAAGTTCAGATGAAGTTTCCAGAAAGTCTAATTATCAGTTTGGTTTCAGACCTACTACTAGAAATAGCTTCAGGTGTTGTTCAAGTCTAATATAAAAACTTGACCCAATCAAATTAGGGCGCAGTCATAATATACCCAACCAAACCGTGCCCGGGTTTGATTGTCCCCACTTTAAACTCCCTCAGAAGCACGCACTAACACTGTACTTTGACCAATCCAAGCATGCTTTCGTCAGTAGGATGCAAGAAAACAAGACATAAAGCGCTTTCTTAACACTAGAGCACATCATAATGTTAagtctgtatttttttattccgaGTCGTTTGGGGCGtgatgacacacagccctctcacatgtctatcagggtttcctgcagcacatttcagttcaggcggcccgcctaaCCTTGGAAATCCTTCCACCTTAACTAgatcgtccaaaaaaaaaattgctgcacaaaaggcagTGAGGTTCATATCGGAGAATAGCGTGTACGCGCTTTACACCGCGAGCAGGgacgcgcgccacacggccgaaatgagataaagttgtgttccgtcatgtctggaggatagccagttgataaaacgcgtgtccgtgagaactttaagtggacttatgttttggggttatttaaccctgttattgtattagtctatagttcttgcaaatttgaAGTatgttagctggtgattttgttgtttgagcaacctgctagctaggttgcacgtgcctgttgattcgtTATAATTGTtaagcgctcttgctcactttatttatgtgcattattttcatgctacagtagttacactcctttaagataatgtaattaatagtgggaaataatcagtttttaccatttttgcgccatctatcatcgttcgcctgacgttctacaacatctgctttagtttgtgtttattaaccctttagtttcacttatCACGCAGTTATTCccattagaggtatctgttaaaaacatttaattaattaataatctagcatgtgttcattttctgtcatagtttcttcaaaattaagttttatttgagtgttttaaataaaaatattttaattttcatcatgatgcGTACGCcgcgcccctttgattgccacgccctctGCCCCGCCCactcgcccaaccctaccaccttaactaacaaatattctgcgggaaaccctgtctataatcatattgcttagttgatctgtcccTTGTGCAGCTCAGACAGTCACGTAATCCTGCTGCGCATTAGAAGGTTTTTACAAAGGtacatgaaggtgagtggtcgcacAATTGTCGTCTCTCCTTTTGAACCGTGCTCTGGCATGATTTGTGATCATACTGCACGTTCTGCGCCCAAGTAAACTGGGCCcgagcccacctctgcaaggCGTGATTAACCAAACTGCACCCAGGCAAGGTActgagcgatcacactagtcaaacgaaccaggctttaGGAGTCAAACACACTCGGGCGTGGTTTTGTTTAGATAATGTGAATTCGTCCTTAGTATCTATTGTGACAGTAAACAACATCAACTCCATTTCCTAAAGGCAGTGTTACAATATCAACTCTACTGCGTGTTGGTAAGGGCAAGCAGTTGTGTGTACCTCTATATTGCTGGATGTGGGGTGATCGTTTCTCATTGCTGAACTGTTGACATCTTTCAACAACCTGCAACAAACACACGTCAGAAAATCTACAGCAGAATACATACAAAATGAAAACACTTTGTTTTGAAGAGTCAATCTGTATCAGAGTTGTGTGGAGTGAGAGTTGCCTTACTGGTCTTCTTTAAAGTAGGTGAAGCCAACAAAGGGCAACTGATTGCCAACAAAGGCTTTGGTTGCAGGAAAGGTCTCAACTTCTCCTTTATCCTCTTCTATCTCATCAAAATTACTAGTGTCTATATCACTGCTTAGTTCTGGAACCACAGGAGCTGAAGCTGAGGAGAAAGATGGCAAGTTTTAAAAACACTGCATATATTTAGTGGAGTTACAGGGCATTGACTGAAGAGATTAAGCTTTACCGTATTTTCCTaactataagccgcaccggagtataagccacATCATccaaaatgcgtcattaagatgaAATAACATGTATAAGTCACAGTAGACTATATGtcacgtttatttaaaaaattatttcacaaaatccaagccgaagaacagacatttaatctggaaaggcaagttattcaactaaaaaaTAGCAGATAGAACAGCatgctgaatagatgtctgtacgtcaAAGTAATATTATctgttatttaaacgataaaccatagcatacagaacttacctggaagtttgaataggctaaattaaccgaacaagccaactagcgtgaacttcgcagactcgtcattccacattacagaatccaatgaattacataaatacagaggCAGCATATGGGGGACTGTCGCGGCTGTAGAacgtaatgttgtctcttgcctcataaatgtcaaaattaattcatactgacttataAGGCGCACCTCActgtaagacgcagcaccagccaagttatgtaAAAAAACCCGGcttagaccgaaaaatacggtacttTCTTTTGAACTAGAATGCTCAGTTTGGTTTCACACCAGttgacaataaataaaaactttaatttaatcgcatacaaaataaagtgatttttgcataatatatatgtgtgtgtactgtgtataattattatgtatatttaaccacacacacataagtATATTcatatcagattttttttatttatatataatttttttttatttatatataatatagaatatataaaaatccaaataaatatatatacacacatgtaaatgtttcctaaatacatacatgaatgcacaaactcatatattatgccaaaaatcacttttattttgtatgcaattaatcgcaattaatctttgcacagcataatcacttttattgtgtatgcaattaatcgcaattaatctttgcccagcactactttTATGTAATTCAATTTAGTTTATTGCATGCTTATAATATGATTTCTGTTCTTTTGTAAATTCTTGCTTTAATTTTTAGTTAACAAAAACTTGACTTTTGCAATTGTGTTTGTTAACTGTAATATTCTTTGTGATGAGATGGAAATACAAGTACACCAAagtgtgatacttctgctttgtttatcagttgttgaatgatgcaccggttggttgttgtgatatttgtcctgtCCCTCCTCCACTTGGATTGGACGGccgagtgagaagtgacattgacaagtgttttacccaaagttttttttttttaaaaagacaaaaccTGTGAGCGTTTTTGAAAAGCACGGctcttccattggaaacaatttaACAAATATGACGGCTCCCGGCGTGAACGCCTTGATGTGCACGGCCCCTTACTCACTCTCTCTAATGGTGCTGAAGGTCCACTGGTCGTTTTTGAAGAAAGGGTGTTTTTTAATCTCCTCTACACCGCTTCGACCAAGCCGAATTTCTCTGTGACACACAAACATACTTTGTCAAACCGGTGTAAACTTTGAAAATCcagaatttaaaaaagtaaataagtGCATTTGTACATGTGTGCATCTACGTAGGAACTTACCTGTCTGTTAGGAAGGCGCAGATGATGTTTTTGGCTTCTTGAGAAATCTCAACATCATCGGGGAAGTTAAGCGAGTTCTTATGATCCATAATCTTACTGTAGGTCCCCACCAGAGAATCGGCGTAAAATGGTGTATCACCTTCACACACAAAGAGCACAGAGCCGTTTATCTTATCAAAATAAATATTGCAAACCCACGCTTTAGACgatcacacacactcacattccTGACTCACCGACCAGCATCTCGTAGATAAATACTCCGACTGACCACCAGTCACACTCCCGTCCGTAGCAACCGTCCCCTCCTTGAGACTTGAGTACCTCTGGTGAGATGTAATCCGGGGTACCAACTGCAGTATCACAGTGAACCATCCCTGTCTGTAAACATTTGATCAAATATTGAGGATGCATCGCAATGTCTAGTACCGAGACATGTATCAGTAACCAATTCAAAAATCTTCTCAGTATGTAGTTCTGCATCTGTACTGAAGATGGCACCATATCCTCATACAACAAGCATGTCTGTGTGTGGCACTGAAAGAAGAGCTTAGTATTTAACATTGGGGCAAAAACTCCTCTTTGACACTATCAACCTATAATGCATGTCAAAAAAATGTCCTTTATAGTGAAATGTTATACATGTAGCTTATATATGCAATGTTATATAAATACCACATGCAGAAAAAGCACTATATAGATGCTGTCTTCAATACATTAAACACATGAATAAAGCCGCCACTCTTTAGTCCCtaatgttaatattttaacattaaaaatgtgTATTGCAACTGGCTGCAAATCTAAGGTtgaaggaatattccattttcttaaaaaaaaaaatccagataatttactcaccaccatgtcatccaaaatgttgatgtttttctttgttcagtcgagaagaaattatgttttttgaggaaaacattgcaggattcttctcattttaatggactttaatagacaccaacaattaacacttaactcaacacgtaactgtttttttcaatggagtttcaaaggactataaacaatcccgacccaaacgaggcataagggtcttatctagcaaaacgattgtcatttttgacaagaaaaataacaaatatacacttttaaagcacaacttctcgtctagatccggtcgtgatgcgccagcgtgaccccacgcaatacgtcatgaagtcaagaggtcacagaggacgaacgcgaaactccgcccgcCAAGtggttgaaagaggaccgttcctacgttgttgtatgtcaactgatactaattaatgtctttgtgtcagtttattgtttacaatggtccgcaaatgtgcgttttatatatgtaacacgtgacctccctacgtcactacgcatttacgttaggtcgcgctggaccggatctagacgagaaactgtgctttaaaagtgtatatttgttatttttcttgtcaaaaatgacaatcgttttgctagataagacccttattcctcgtttgggattgtttatagtcctttgaaactccattgaaaaaaactgttacgtgtcgagttaagtgttaattgttggtgtctattaaagtccattaaaatgagaaaaatcctggaatgttttccgcaaaaaacataatttcttctcgactgaacaaagaaagacatcaacattttggatgacatggtggtgagtaaaatatctggatttttcttttaagaaaatgcacaaaaacttatgtcattatttattAACCCTCAAATTATTTCCTTCAAACCCATATGGCTTTCTTCTTCCAACCGAGcattttttaaagaagacaGCTTCTTGACCTCAGTCTGACTCTACGACCCCTGAACCAACCTGAAGACTTCCTCGCTCGGACATTCAAGAATGAGAGGACAGAAAGTCGAGTTCGGACAAGAACCGGCATGCATTCAAGGTATTTACCATGCAATTACACCCGGGCAGGGCTCTACAGTCCCAGCACTCATACCACCTGACACGCTCGCTCGAACCCTCACCTCATCCATTTTCATGCATGTCCCGAAGTCTGCGAGTTTGAGGTGCCCGTTGCGGTCCAGCAGCATGTTGTCTGGTTTGACGTCTCGATGAATGAAGCCCATGGAGTGAATGGCGTCCAAAGCCAACACGACCTCGGCCGTGTAGAACTTTGCCCACTTCTCG
This Misgurnus anguillicaudatus chromosome 11, ASM2758022v2, whole genome shotgun sequence DNA region includes the following protein-coding sequences:
- the rock2a gene encoding rho-associated protein kinase 2 produces the protein MSLGAERRMENRLRKLEAMIKDPRSAINLESLLDSMNALILDLDFPALRKNKNIETFLNRYEKVMCRIRELQMKSEDFERVKVIGRGAFGEVQLVRHKASQKVYAMKVLSKFEMIKRSDSAFFWEERDIMAFADSPWVVQLCCAFQDDRSLYMVMEYMPGGDLVNLTSTYDVPEKWAKFYTAEVVLALDAIHSMGFIHRDVKPDNMLLDRNGHLKLADFGTCMKMDETGMVHCDTAVGTPDYISPEVLKSQGGDGCYGRECDWWSVGVFIYEMLVGDTPFYADSLVGTYSKIMDHKNSLNFPDDVEISQEAKNIICAFLTDREIRLGRSGVEEIKKHPFFKNDQWTFSTIRETSAPVVPELSSDIDTSNFDEIEEDKGEVETFPATKAFVGNQLPFVGFTYFKEDQLLKDVNSSAMRNDHPTSSNIEDNLALQKKLHSLEEQLNIEMQAKDELEQKYRSNFSRLEKITKELDEEINGRKVLETSLRQLEREKALLQHKSVESHRRAESEADRKRCLENEVNGLRDQLDEMKKKNQNSHISNEKNIHLQKQLDEANALLRAESDAAARLRKAQAESSKQLQQMEGNVRELQDKYCMLENSKLTLERENITLQAALDAEKREHTQGSETISDLQARISGLEDEVKQVRQALSKAETEKRQLQDKLADLEKEKSNKEIDMTYKLKVLQQGLEQEEAAHKATKARLADKNKISESIEGAKSEAVKDLEQKLQEERSSKQRVENRVLELEKKNSMLDCDYKQSLQKLEELRRNKERLTEEVKNLSLKIEQEVQKRSLTQNDLKVQNQQLSTLRTSEKQLKQEINHLLDIKRSLEKQNMELRKERQDSDGQMKELQDQLEAEQYFSTLYKTQVRELKEECEEKNKLYKDMQQNLQELQEERDSLAAQLEITLTKADSEQLARSIAEEQYSDLEKEKIMKELEIKEMMARHRQELSEKDTTITSLEEANRTLTNDVANLANEKEDLNNKLKEAQDNMQNIRNEEQSVAQVKLTLEKQLQVERTLKTQAVNKLAEIMNRKEVRGGGSRRGNDTDVRRKEKENRKLQLELRSEREKLNSSIIKYQREINDMQAQLADESQVRIELQMALDSKDSDIEQLRSLLNSLNVHSLDSVSMSSGPDIDTDESLAETRLEGWLSLPVRNNTKRFGWERKYVVVSSKKILFYNSEQDKEHSNPYMVLDIDKLFHVRSVTQTDVYRADAKEIPRIFQILYANEGESKKEQELEALPGDKSSYICHKGHEFIPTLYHFPTNCEACTKPLWNMFKPPPALECRRCHIKCHKDHMDKKEEIIAPCKVNYDVSTAKNLLLLATSQEEQQKWVGRLIKKIPKKPPAPDAPHRSSPRVPSKVQASQSLRRPSRQIPPSKPRFVRTTVREPTACVEKSGFIYHKGHEFMPLFYHFPANCDACTKPLWNMFKPPLALECQRCQIKCHKEHMDSKEEDLRPCSPDQFNPQFSAG